The Candidatus Hydrogenedentota bacterium sequence CACAATGAAGAAGCCGGACTAATCCGGGATATCGGATCAGTCCGGCTGATGGTGCGGATAAGTACGAGAGCTATGGCACGCGTGTTGCCGTGATTCCTCCTGGAAGCGAGGCGGTTTTCACAACGTATCCGGCCGGTAGGTTGAGCCGGTATTTCACTTGGCCGTCTTCCTTCCACCACCGCATTGTGACAACGCCGTCGGGCACCGGGATGCGGCCTTCGCACCATTCGAGGGGCACGTCGGAGATGCGCACCGTGACAGCCTTCTGTCCGGCTTCCACGACGACGCCCAGCACGTCGCGATAGAGCGTGTGGACGATGTGCGAAGCGAAGCCGTGGTTGCAGCTAGCCTCTTCTTTCACGTTCTCCCAGAGGGTGCCGGTGCGGTCGGCCATGTAGAGCAGGTAGTCGATGGATTCGGGAAGGATCTGCGCGCTGCATCCGTAGCGGGAAAGGATCTCGAAACGCAGCATGTTGCCAATGAAGGAATTCGCCGCGCCCACTTCAGGGTATAGGCCCTTGTCCTTCCGGTTCGGACCGAATTCATTCACGAGCTTCTTCCACAACTCGGGATGCGTGTCCGGCGTCGCTACATCGAAAAAGAACGCAAAGTACTGGCAGACTTCGGTTCGATTGCGCGTGACTTCCAGCTTGCCGTCTTTGCGCACGGCGTTGTCGACGAAGAATTCCCCGTCATAGGATTGCTTGAGGATAACGTCACGCATACGCTTCGCTTGGTCATTCAATTCCGGCATGGAATAGAGGGATCCGGCCGCATCCAACACGGAGGCATAGAGCATGTTGGATGGGTAGTTGACGTCCTGCACGTACTTGTTCGCATCGGACCACTCGACGAAGACCCAGCTTTCCAGCTTCTCAAGCAGGCCGTCTTCATTCTTGAACTTGTCGAAGTACTTCAGAAGCGCCATCACGCGCGGCTTGAGCGCATCGACCATTTCACGGTCGTTGCTACGCTGGTAGTACTCCTGAAGCTGCATGACGAACCACATCGCCCAGTTCGGGATGAAGACGCCATCGTAGTGATCGGCGGGATAGCACATCGGCAGCATGCCCTCGGGCAGATCGTCGAACTTGTCGGGGAGCAGGAAGTTCTCGATGAAGTTGCGCTCCACCGTAGTCTGGCCGCAGAGGTCACTCGCAGAACGCGCCGTGAAGAAGCTGTCGCACAACCAGCCCGCGCGCTCGCGGTGCGGGCAGTCCATGAAGACGTCCACGGAGTTTTGAACGAATGTCTCACGGCCCGCATCAAATAGGCGATTCAAGCGTACGTCAGACGAGGCAAACTGCGCCTCGCCGGCATCGGCGTTGACATATTCGCGAATGTAGGGATCGGCAACGCCGCAATCGCCGTCCAACACAAGAATCTTGAGATAGCGCAGTGTGTACGGTTCGATAGATTCAACAGTGTACGTTCCCGGTTCGAGTTCGAACGCAACAATATTGACACATCCAAGCCGACGCCAATCGACGTCGTTATTTGTCAATACCTCGTCGAACAAGAAGTACAACCGGGACGCTTTCTTGCATTCCAAGGTAGCGCCGATGAAGCCAGTAAGATTCGTACCGAAGTCCAACACACGATAACCGCCCTTCTTCGTCTGCACTTCAAACGGAGAAGAAGAAAGTGCTGGAGTGCCTTCACGTTTCGAATAGCTGAAACGTTGCAGGTCGATGGACGGAGTGACCGCAAGCTCGGCTTCGGGGAATCCCTTGAGTTTGGGCCCCACGTTCACAAACGAACGGTCTTTCCACGGGTGTTCCGGCGCCGGTCCTTCCGCGGCCGTGCCGTAGCCGAGGTCCATGACGGCGAGGCGCTTCACGAAACGCGGAAACGATATGCCGCGCGCGATGAGCTTCTTTTCGCCGACAACATCGCATGCAACCTCCGACGTCTTGACGTTGGGGTCGCTACGCCATGCATCGTAGCCGGGTTTCAAACGGTAGTACTCCGTGAACGGGCGTTGAAAACTGTAGCGGCAGACTTTCTGCACCCGCTCTTCGATGATGTGCGCCGTAAAGGGTTTCGCCGTGTCGCCAGTCGCCGCCAGCACCGTGTCGCCTTTGCGCACTTCGGCCTGCAGAAACGACGGTTGGTCGAGAACGTAATAACTATTCGAGTTGTAGCCAGCGACTTCCACCGCGATGACGTTTTTGCCTTCATTGACGCGGTTCGAGAGGTCCCACTCGTCGACGCGGAAGAACCCCTTTGCAGCACGCGCGGGACCGTATCCCGCAAACCCGCCGTTCACATAGATTCGGTAAATGGTCGAACCTGTTATCCGCAGCGCCAGCGGATCGCCGCGTTTCGCATCGACTATCGCGCGAAAGCCGACATTGACATTCATCTCCGTGTCGCGGCCCGCGGGCCAGATTGGTTTCGCCGCGGAGAAGTCCGCAACGGATACATGAAGCGATGCAGCGAGCACCGCCGTTGCCAACAACGAGAAGCCCATGAAGTACCCCCTTCTATTCACCCCGCCGTGCAAGACCGGGCCTGTAATTGAAACGTGTGGTTATTTGGTTTCGTACGGTTTATCGATCATGCCTTCGATGCGCTGTTCGACAGGCGCAAGCGGGGGCAGGCCGTTCTCGGGCCGGTCAAGATAAAATAGGGCCACCGCACAGAAATCGTCGCGCCGGTAATAGTTCACCCAAGCGACATCCGGCGAGTCGTGCGCTGCCAAGTCAACGGGCTCCGGCGATTCGAGCAGCCGTACAAACCGGCCTTGATTGTCATTGGCTATGGAGACCGGCTGAATTTCCACTCCCGCCTTCTGCATTTCCACGACTTCTTTTTTTGACGCTCCGCCCATGTGCTGAATCGTCACACGCAGGTCCCGGTGAAAACAGATCGGCTCGGGAACATGATACCGGTAGAAGCCATACTGAAGATGCTCTCCATCTGCCACCAGGCTTCCCTGATACCGCCGCTGAAACAGGCCTTGTCCCCAGCCCGTTCCGATGTAGTCCTCGGTGCCCGTGCCCACGATGGTCGGCCAATCGGTGTCGCCGTCGACGTACATTTTCACTTCGCCTTCGCCCCACCAGCCCACGTTCTCGGGATGAGCGATCACGCCGATGTGCGCCCCCACGAAACGCCCCTTGCCCTTCACGGCCGGCAGTATCTCGAAGTCCTTGTTGAGCGTTGTGGAAGTCTCGCGGCGCCAATATGCGTGGAAACAGAGCGCATCGGGATCGGGCTTCGCGGTGACAATGCAATCAATGTCATAGAACAACTGCACGACGTCGCGCTTCGACTCGTTGGTCAAAGTGACCTTTGCCCCGTTGTGGAACGGCATCGGGATGTAGCAGTTGAACGAGCGGCCTTCGGGATTACAGAAGAACTCATTCTCCATCGCCACCGGCCGGCCCAGGATGGCGCAAAAGAAATCGCCGAACGGCACCGACACGGCCGGCGTTGCGGCCCCGTCCCAATACATATCGAGGCGCAGCGCGCGCAGCATCTGCGGATCGCGCTCACGTATCGTGAACCACATGCGGCGGATTTCGCCGCTGCCCTGCAATTCAAGCAGCGTTTGCGTTTGACCCGCCGGGAGTAACTGACACGGGTTCCCCTTGCCGCCTTTGTTCGACTTGCCGCCTTCTCCCTTGGCTCCGGTGGGGTTTTCGAAGCTTACCCAGCGGGATTCCACGCCGTCGGGAACGCGATACAGGTCGGAACGGGAAGCGCCTTGCGCGCCGGCAACCGATGCAACAAATAGACAGAGCACGGTGAATTGGAGGCATTGTTTCATGATGAGTTTGCCCTCTAGTTTTGCTGGGCAGGCTGTGCTGCTTCCGCGGGCGCGGGTGGTTGAGCGGCGTTCCACTTCCATTCGCCGCTTTCACCCTTGACCAGCGTGGCGATAGGGCCGCCCTGAGCATCGAGAATCGCGAGCGTTGGCGTTTCCTGTTGCTCGAAGCGAACCATCACGCCGGTCTTGCCGGAGCGATCCGTCAGCACCATGGTGGGCAAATCGTCTGCCCCCATGAGCATCTCGGCCCGCTTGCGTTCGTCTTTGCCCATCACGCCAATGGAAGTGGCTCCGTTGGGATTCACGCCCAACGAAACGCGCATCTTGCCCGCCTTGTCCAGCAGTTCCAAATACGACTTTCCTTCGCTATTCACCCCCAACCGTGCACCGGGTCGTCCTTCGGCGTCGATGGCTTCGAATCGTTGCGAACGCACCACGTTCTCCTCCGCCGATACGCTGCCGTTTGTGGCAAGGATTGCGACCATCCCCCCGACAAACGACGAACCCAGCAGCATTCCAACCAGGAGCGCACTTCGCTTCAAGCTCATCGCGTTCTCCTCCTTTCCCTATGCCGATACCGTCACAACAACGGCAATTCCGGTTTATCCTCGTCTTTGAGCGGCTCTTCGCGAACCTGCGGTGTCCACGCCAGGAGCCTGCTCTCGATGCGCGTAATCTGCCACGACGTCACTTCTTTCGCAATGGATTCACACTGCGCCTTCGCCTCTGGCACGCCCAAGTTGTCCGCGAGCCGCCACCACCACAGTGCCTTATCGAGATTCCTCTCCACAACGCCGCC is a genomic window containing:
- a CDS encoding DUF2961 domain-containing protein, which produces MKQCLQFTVLCLFVASVAGAQGASRSDLYRVPDGVESRWVSFENPTGAKGEGGKSNKGGKGNPCQLLPAGQTQTLLELQGSGEIRRMWFTIRERDPQMLRALRLDMYWDGAATPAVSVPFGDFFCAILGRPVAMENEFFCNPEGRSFNCYIPMPFHNGAKVTLTNESKRDVVQLFYDIDCIVTAKPDPDALCFHAYWRRETSTTLNKDFEILPAVKGKGRFVGAHIGVIAHPENVGWWGEGEVKMYVDGDTDWPTIVGTGTEDYIGTGWGQGLFQRRYQGSLVADGEHLQYGFYRYHVPEPICFHRDLRVTIQHMGGASKKEVVEMQKAGVEIQPVSIANDNQGRFVRLLESPEPVDLAAHDSPDVAWVNYYRRDDFCAVALFYLDRPENGLPPLAPVEQRIEGMIDKPYETK